A portion of the Nitrospira defluvii genome contains these proteins:
- a CDS encoding D-alanine--D-alanine ligase family protein, whose protein sequence is MKRLRVLVLMHKDLVPPESLNGQNSEQAAWRTEYDVVSTLKKLGHEVQALGVKSDLEVIRTAVEGWKPHIAFNLLEEFDGVAVYDQNVVSYLELMRIPYTGCNPRGLMLARDKALAKQVMSYHRIPYPEFMVVPLHRMVRRPKYLPFPLIVKSITEEASLGISQASIVDDDDKLRERVAFIHDHVGTGALVERYIEGRELYVGVMGNAHLQVFPVWELVMDKMPEEARRIATQRVKWSRTYQDKYGIRSCEARNLPEGVAEQIQHLAKRVYRALGLSGYARIDMRMDKDGNVYVIEANPNPQIASGEDFADSAEKADLAYKDLLQELLQVGLRWRPAQAA, encoded by the coding sequence ATGAAGCGATTACGGGTGCTCGTACTCATGCACAAGGATCTGGTGCCTCCGGAATCACTCAATGGGCAGAACTCTGAACAGGCGGCGTGGCGGACCGAATATGATGTCGTGTCCACACTCAAGAAGCTTGGCCACGAGGTGCAGGCGCTCGGCGTGAAGAGCGACCTGGAAGTCATCCGCACGGCAGTGGAAGGATGGAAGCCGCACATCGCCTTCAATCTGCTGGAGGAGTTTGATGGCGTGGCGGTCTACGATCAGAATGTCGTGTCCTATCTGGAATTGATGCGGATTCCCTATACGGGCTGTAATCCGCGAGGGCTCATGTTGGCCAGGGACAAGGCGTTGGCCAAGCAGGTCATGTCCTACCATCGCATCCCCTACCCGGAATTCATGGTCGTCCCCTTGCACCGGATGGTGCGGCGGCCCAAGTACCTGCCCTTTCCGCTGATTGTGAAATCGATTACGGAAGAAGCGTCATTGGGGATTTCGCAGGCGTCGATCGTGGACGATGACGACAAGCTACGCGAACGCGTTGCCTTCATTCATGACCATGTCGGCACCGGAGCGCTCGTGGAGCGGTATATCGAGGGGCGCGAGCTCTACGTCGGCGTGATGGGCAATGCCCACCTGCAAGTGTTTCCCGTCTGGGAATTGGTGATGGATAAGATGCCGGAGGAAGCGCGCCGCATCGCCACGCAACGCGTGAAATGGAGTCGCACCTACCAGGACAAGTATGGCATCCGTTCCTGCGAGGCGCGGAATCTGCCGGAGGGTGTCGCCGAGCAGATTCAGCATCTGGCCAAGCGTGTCTACCGTGCGCTGGGGTTGAGCGGCTATGCACGCATCGACATGCGCATGGACAAAGACGGCAACGTGTACGTGATCGAAGCTAACCCCAATCCGCAGATCGCCAGCGGGGAAGACTTCGCCGACTCAGCCGAGAAAGCCGATCTGGCCTATAAAGACCTGCTGCAGGAATTGTTGCAGGTGGGGTTGCGGTGGCGCCCTGCCCAAGCCGCATAG
- a CDS encoding putative zinc-binding metallopeptidase, with product MGRTQRQRRQRADLAGAAPVWAEWSDEQLLDLRMCDLALRLDGTFYQEPIAQLYRELAARRLVFRPHFWISDEWFTPDGVPGIAVPFYLAHPRLAKLEASQMLEVEGGTHDWCMRILRHEAGHAIENAFLLRRRRRRQKLFGRSSQPYPEYYTPRPYSRSFVRHLDVWYAQSHPDEDFAETFAVWLDPQSGWRERYRGWPVMKKLEFMERLMGELAEMSPTVTGRQLLDPLPRIYKTLRDHYDEKRKHYGIGRASSYDSDLKKLFSDQPAHAKNLSAAEFLHRARKDIRRRVAEWTGEYQYTIDQVLESMIERCHASKLHLTQPREQAKLDFAILLTVQTMNHLHSGRHKVAL from the coding sequence ATGGGGCGAACGCAGAGACAGCGTCGGCAGCGGGCAGATCTTGCGGGGGCAGCGCCGGTATGGGCGGAGTGGAGCGACGAGCAACTCCTCGATCTTCGCATGTGCGATTTGGCATTGCGGCTCGATGGCACCTTTTATCAGGAGCCGATCGCGCAACTGTATCGCGAGTTGGCCGCTCGCCGCCTGGTGTTTCGTCCGCACTTCTGGATTTCAGACGAGTGGTTTACGCCGGATGGGGTGCCTGGAATTGCCGTCCCCTTCTATCTCGCTCATCCTCGCTTGGCCAAATTGGAAGCCAGTCAGATGCTGGAGGTGGAGGGAGGCACCCACGACTGGTGCATGCGCATCCTCCGTCATGAGGCGGGTCACGCGATTGAAAATGCCTTCCTGCTCCGTCGGCGTCGGCGTCGGCAGAAACTGTTCGGCCGCTCTTCTCAACCCTATCCCGAGTACTATACGCCGCGACCCTACAGCCGGAGTTTTGTGCGCCATCTGGATGTCTGGTACGCCCAAAGTCATCCGGATGAGGACTTCGCCGAAACGTTCGCCGTATGGCTGGACCCGCAATCGGGTTGGCGGGAACGGTATCGCGGATGGCCGGTGATGAAGAAGCTGGAGTTCATGGAACGGCTCATGGGTGAACTGGCGGAGATGTCCCCGACGGTGACCGGGCGGCAATTGCTGGATCCGCTGCCTCGTATCTATAAGACCTTGCGCGATCACTATGACGAAAAGCGGAAGCATTATGGAATCGGACGCGCCTCGTCCTATGACAGCGATTTGAAGAAATTGTTCTCGGACCAGCCCGCCCACGCCAAGAATCTCAGCGCCGCCGAATTCCTGCATCGCGCTCGCAAGGACATACGCCGGCGGGTGGCGGAATGGACCGGAGAGTATCAGTACACCATCGATCAGGTCCTAGAGAGCATGATCGAGCGCTGCCACGCCTCAAAACTGCATCTGACGCAACCGCGTGAGCAGGCCAAGCTCGATTTTGCGATCCTCCTGACGGTGCAGACCATGAACCATCTGCACAGCGGGAGGCACAAGGTAGCACTATGA
- the ttcA gene encoding tRNA 2-thiocytidine(32) synthetase TtcA: MQPLITPLTRNAARPAKQTDELERLETRLCRLAGQAIADYRMIEANDRVMVCLSGGKDSYGLLEVLLSLRSRAPIHFEIIAVNLDQKQPGFPAHVLPDYLTKRGVPFHIETRDTYSVVKRLIPEGHTTCSLCSRLRRGHLYRLATELRATKIALGHHRDDILETLLLNLLFTGKMKAMPPKLRAKSGRHLVIRPLAYVKEADLAHYAALRQFPIIPCDLCGSQEDLKRKQVKALLQDWNQRFPGSNDSMFAALGNIAPSLLLDRALFDFAALKTEERPEDAADSETDDE, encoded by the coding sequence ATGCAACCTCTCATCACTCCGCTGACGCGGAACGCTGCACGGCCGGCCAAACAGACCGACGAACTCGAACGCCTGGAGACCAGATTGTGTCGCCTCGCCGGGCAGGCCATTGCCGACTATCGGATGATCGAGGCCAACGATAGGGTCATGGTCTGTTTGTCCGGAGGGAAAGACAGTTACGGACTCTTGGAGGTCCTGCTCTCGCTTCGCAGCCGAGCTCCGATTCACTTTGAGATCATCGCCGTCAATCTCGACCAGAAGCAGCCGGGATTCCCCGCCCACGTGCTGCCTGATTATCTGACCAAGCGCGGAGTCCCGTTTCACATTGAGACCCGCGATACCTATTCCGTCGTAAAACGGTTGATTCCAGAGGGACACACCACCTGTTCGCTCTGCTCCCGCCTCCGGCGCGGACACCTCTACCGGCTGGCCACCGAACTGCGCGCGACCAAGATTGCCTTGGGCCATCACCGCGACGACATTCTCGAAACACTGCTGTTGAATCTGTTGTTTACGGGCAAGATGAAAGCCATGCCGCCCAAGCTTCGGGCCAAGAGCGGCCGCCATCTGGTCATCCGGCCGTTGGCCTATGTCAAAGAGGCCGACCTGGCACATTATGCCGCCTTGCGGCAATTTCCGATTATCCCCTGTGATCTGTGCGGCTCCCAGGAAGACTTAAAACGCAAACAGGTCAAGGCATTGCTGCAGGACTGGAATCAGCGGTTTCCCGGATCGAACGACAGCATGTTCGCCGCGCTGGGCAACATCGCCCCGTCGTTGCTCCTTGATCGCGCACTCTTCGATTTTGCGGCCCTGAAGACCGAGGAGCGTCCTGAGGATGCAGCCGACAGCGAGACCGACGACGAGTAA
- the msrA gene encoding peptide-methionine (S)-S-oxide reductase MsrA, translated as MAQAMESATLAGGCFWCLEAVYDQMKGVQSVESGYIGGQVDSPTYEQVCGGRTGHAEAVRITFDSGVVSYRNLLDVFFVIHDPTTLNRQGNDIGTQYRSAIFYHSPEQQRCAQETIAAVTEARLYLNPVVTEVVPATRWFEAERYHQEYFARNPSEGYCAYVVGPKVAKFRQKFSSLLRG; from the coding sequence ATGGCGCAAGCGATGGAAAGTGCGACGCTGGCCGGCGGCTGCTTCTGGTGTCTAGAGGCGGTCTATGACCAGATGAAAGGTGTGCAATCGGTTGAATCCGGCTATATCGGCGGACAGGTGGACTCGCCGACCTATGAGCAGGTGTGTGGCGGTCGAACGGGCCATGCGGAGGCGGTGCGGATCACCTTTGATTCCGGGGTCGTCAGTTACCGCAATCTGCTGGATGTGTTTTTTGTCATTCACGATCCGACGACCTTGAATCGGCAGGGGAATGACATCGGGACGCAGTATCGTTCCGCAATTTTCTATCATTCGCCGGAGCAACAACGCTGCGCGCAGGAAACGATTGCCGCGGTGACGGAGGCTAGGCTCTACCTAAATCCGGTCGTCACCGAAGTGGTCCCGGCGACGCGGTGGTTTGAGGCCGAACGTTACCATCAAGAGTATTTTGCACGGAATCCTTCTGAGGGCTACTGCGCCTATGTGGTGGGGCCGAAGGTTGCCAAGTTCCGTCAGAAGTTTTCGTCGTTGCTCCGGGGGTGA
- the zwf gene encoding glucose-6-phosphate dehydrogenase: MNSGPTMDLPRLRTPCVMVIFGIDGDLAKRKLLPAVYNLMAGQFLPEEFAIVGLDRPESTTEAFREKLDRVMGEYLPASADRTVWQALSQCVHYLAGDFQEGSTYRRLNELLADVDAAAGTKGNYIFYLATIPGLFGKIVTHLGEYGLTVEREGTWRRVIIEKPFGHDLDSARALNHELQRVLHERQIYRIDHYLGKETVQNILVFRFANGIFEPVWNRQYIDHVQITVAESLGVEHRGRYYEQAGALRDMVPNHLLQLLCFLAMEPPNSFAADAVRDEKAKVLRGVMPLNSLDVLRYVAFGQYGPGTIEGKSVAGYRAEPHVESESMTETFVAMKLFIDNWRWAGVPFYLRTGKRMRRRLTEIVVQFKRAPFMLFRKTQVDRLAPNVLVIRIQPDEGISLRFDAKVPGPTVRIGTVDMDFQYADYFGNAPHTGYETLLHDAMAGDATLFQRADNIELGWAVVQMILDVWKSLPGAAAFPNYPGGSWGPPEAEALLRREGREWWNGGQA; encoded by the coding sequence ATGAACTCAGGGCCGACCATGGACCTTCCCCGGCTCCGTACTCCCTGTGTGATGGTGATTTTCGGGATCGATGGCGATCTCGCGAAGCGGAAGCTGCTGCCGGCCGTCTACAACCTCATGGCCGGGCAGTTCCTTCCGGAAGAATTCGCCATCGTGGGATTAGATCGGCCGGAAAGCACGACCGAAGCATTCCGAGAAAAATTGGACCGGGTCATGGGCGAGTATTTGCCCGCGTCCGCCGACCGAACTGTCTGGCAGGCCCTGTCGCAATGTGTGCATTACCTGGCCGGAGATTTTCAAGAGGGGAGCACCTATCGCCGGCTGAATGAGCTCCTAGCAGACGTGGACGCTGCCGCCGGGACCAAGGGGAACTACATTTTTTATCTGGCCACCATTCCAGGGCTGTTCGGCAAGATTGTGACGCATCTCGGCGAGTATGGGCTTACGGTGGAGCGGGAAGGAACCTGGCGCCGGGTCATCATCGAAAAGCCGTTCGGCCATGATTTGGACTCGGCCCGGGCCCTCAATCATGAACTGCAGCGAGTCTTGCACGAACGGCAGATTTATCGCATCGACCACTATCTTGGTAAAGAAACGGTGCAGAATATCCTGGTGTTCCGGTTTGCCAACGGGATTTTTGAACCGGTCTGGAATCGTCAGTACATCGATCATGTGCAAATCACGGTGGCGGAGAGCCTCGGGGTCGAGCATCGTGGGCGGTACTATGAGCAAGCCGGAGCATTACGCGATATGGTGCCGAATCATTTGTTGCAGTTGCTCTGTTTCCTGGCGATGGAGCCGCCGAACTCCTTTGCCGCGGACGCCGTGCGCGACGAGAAGGCCAAGGTGCTGCGGGGTGTGATGCCGCTGAATTCGCTCGATGTGCTGCGGTATGTGGCGTTCGGCCAGTATGGACCGGGCACGATCGAGGGGAAATCGGTTGCAGGGTATCGCGCTGAGCCGCATGTCGAGTCGGAATCGATGACGGAGACCTTTGTGGCGATGAAATTATTCATCGACAACTGGCGCTGGGCCGGGGTGCCGTTTTACCTGCGGACGGGGAAACGCATGAGGCGGCGGTTGACGGAAATCGTGGTGCAGTTCAAACGGGCGCCGTTCATGTTGTTTCGCAAGACGCAGGTGGATCGATTGGCTCCGAATGTGCTCGTCATCCGCATTCAGCCGGACGAAGGTATTTCTCTGCGGTTCGATGCCAAAGTCCCGGGACCGACGGTGCGGATCGGGACGGTCGATATGGACTTTCAATATGCGGATTATTTTGGAAACGCGCCGCATACGGGATATGAAACGCTGCTCCACGATGCCATGGCCGGGGATGCGACGTTGTTCCAGCGGGCCGACAACATTGAGTTGGGTTGGGCGGTGGTGCAAATGATTTTGGATGTCTGGAAGTCGTTGCCCGGTGCGGCAGCGTTTCCGAATTATCCCGGCGGGAGTTGGGGGCCGCCCGAGGCCGAGGCCTTGCTGCGGCGGGAAGGCCGGGAGTGGTGGAACGGAGGACAAGCGTAA
- a CDS encoding TonB family protein, whose amino-acid sequence MQLPAPDRFVTPPCSWYRQRSFGLVLAGMLALAGTAPPANGTTVQLAPQDLQIELPADSLFGALPINRRLTIFVHVPNAPAWPGVPLLAQFEIPDTAPYIVPLDMDHDRHGYSATVDLGRLPSTMGTPPKATTIHVLIGRPRGEQVEALLDRTVVITIAIPGYADHRRRPADLSRHLTDGPRQSQRAQTDLALLEGQVEEEDLAGARTLARQEGYWKRLQGLIRQRLHDEAGGRPTNPFQRAPSIGFRLYANGEAQLIEVERSSGDLTLDRAALLAVVNAHPFPPFPPGTTDPFIDVHVEVPPGGH is encoded by the coding sequence ATGCAACTCCCCGCGCCAGATCGCTTCGTGACGCCGCCTTGTTCGTGGTATCGCCAACGGTCCTTTGGCCTGGTGCTCGCCGGAATGCTGGCGCTCGCGGGCACCGCACCACCAGCGAACGGCACGACCGTTCAGCTCGCCCCGCAGGACCTTCAGATCGAGTTGCCGGCCGACAGTCTGTTCGGGGCTCTGCCGATCAACCGGCGTCTTACGATATTCGTTCACGTCCCGAATGCACCGGCCTGGCCAGGTGTCCCGCTGCTGGCTCAATTTGAGATCCCCGACACGGCCCCCTACATCGTGCCATTGGACATGGATCATGACCGGCATGGGTATTCCGCCACCGTTGATCTCGGTCGACTGCCCAGCACCATGGGGACGCCGCCGAAAGCGACCACCATCCACGTCCTCATCGGTCGCCCGCGGGGAGAACAGGTTGAAGCACTGCTCGACCGCACCGTCGTCATCACGATCGCCATACCGGGATATGCGGATCACCGCCGAAGGCCGGCGGATCTGTCACGCCATCTGACCGACGGCCCGCGCCAATCACAGCGCGCACAGACGGATCTCGCCCTGCTGGAAGGGCAAGTCGAAGAAGAAGACTTAGCCGGGGCTCGAACTCTGGCAAGGCAGGAGGGCTACTGGAAAAGGTTACAGGGGCTGATTCGTCAACGACTGCACGATGAAGCGGGCGGCCGACCGACCAATCCATTCCAGCGGGCACCGAGCATCGGCTTTCGTCTCTATGCTAACGGCGAGGCGCAGCTTATCGAAGTCGAACGGAGTTCCGGGGACCTGACGCTCGACCGGGCGGCCCTGCTGGCCGTGGTAAACGCCCACCCGTTCCCCCCATTCCCGCCAGGTACGACGGACCCCTTCATCGACGTGCATGTCGAAGTTCCGCCGGGTGGCCATTGA
- a CDS encoding PilZ domain-containing protein: protein MERRDSPRYEIRVPLTFSGQSVAGSGLMTSLSREGCHVVSEESLSARACLSLHVEFPAPYEPLTVEVAEVRWTDATGFGLVFVHVHDEEHARLQKFIDWLKRTQNN, encoded by the coding sequence TTGGAGCGCCGCGATAGTCCCCGTTATGAAATTCGAGTGCCTCTCACGTTTTCCGGCCAGTCCGTTGCCGGAAGCGGATTGATGACCAGCCTGTCCAGGGAAGGCTGTCATGTGGTGAGTGAGGAGTCTCTGTCTGCGCGAGCTTGCTTGTCCCTCCATGTCGAGTTTCCCGCGCCCTATGAGCCCTTGACGGTCGAGGTGGCTGAGGTGCGTTGGACGGATGCCACGGGGTTCGGGCTGGTCTTTGTCCATGTGCACGATGAAGAGCATGCCAGGCTGCAGAAATTTATCGACTGGTTGAAGAGGACCCAGAACAACTAG
- a CDS encoding PilZ domain-containing protein gives MDMDLRSSTRVTVAYPVRLSGDSMVGQGTLINLSAPGCAIETTLPVQPGDYLELHVMAPDQARPLTVGLAKVRWATEQKAGVEFIRVRQDEQSRLQRLIGRVLEESTAGVTTDRQELTAA, from the coding sequence ATGGACATGGATCTTCGTTCATCCACGCGGGTCACGGTCGCCTACCCAGTCCGGCTCTCCGGCGATTCAATGGTCGGTCAGGGCACTCTCATCAATCTGTCGGCCCCCGGGTGCGCCATCGAAACAACCCTTCCCGTTCAGCCCGGCGATTACCTGGAATTACACGTGATGGCTCCGGATCAGGCCCGACCACTGACCGTGGGGCTCGCGAAGGTTCGTTGGGCAACCGAACAGAAAGCAGGCGTGGAGTTCATTCGAGTGCGTCAGGATGAGCAGAGCCGTCTCCAGCGCTTGATTGGTCGGGTACTGGAAGAATCGACTGCCGGGGTCACCACCGACCGGCAGGAATTGACCGCCGCCTGA
- a CDS encoding DUF3422 family protein, protein MTDSVEPAGTDSRRPGFLNRIHQSNKQYLPQWLGVPAHIHHVAYRMANPPVERPNSRREFQHLLQALDITEGAIEERFGYGFKSAANGDRLVVVWEAHTEYYSYQVWHVVKDSSAPLDFGPITFPGYVMPLCPLGIRVNALDLLFLPQELPLERELPARLPGAMVYGSRILGDDIVAVTSFTPDEFDRERYLICSTSEQALRQQVAKIVDTIVAIENYYHLVMLPMKAFSRAVDQIHDYEQRHLYQRAVLIEQLGGTTPPTMQKWLTVLTQDLLQVSRLAESMRYRLSASVPYDRIVQSNLAALQERPYPPLRQISEYVSWKITGVTDGYQQLLRRIDAMEKDFEATVAVLRTHIELRLQEQNIELQDQNMKLLASVDSTTRAQAILQRTVESLSVIVITYYLTGLGGYVLKACYEMGWIKNANVATAIFVPIAFAISFTLMTVGRKIIVKRMANPASDPGGH, encoded by the coding sequence ATGACGGACTCGGTCGAGCCTGCCGGAACCGATTCCCGCCGCCCGGGATTTTTGAACCGGATTCATCAGTCCAATAAACAGTACTTGCCGCAGTGGCTTGGTGTGCCGGCGCACATTCATCATGTTGCGTACCGAATGGCCAATCCTCCGGTGGAACGGCCCAACAGTCGACGGGAGTTTCAACATCTCCTCCAGGCATTGGACATCACCGAAGGCGCGATCGAGGAGCGGTTTGGCTACGGGTTCAAGAGTGCCGCCAATGGCGACCGCTTGGTGGTCGTGTGGGAGGCCCACACGGAGTACTACAGCTATCAGGTCTGGCATGTCGTGAAAGACAGCAGCGCTCCGCTGGATTTCGGCCCGATCACCTTTCCCGGCTATGTGATGCCTCTCTGCCCACTCGGCATCAGGGTGAATGCCCTCGACTTGTTGTTCCTGCCGCAGGAGCTGCCGCTTGAGCGGGAATTGCCTGCGAGGCTTCCCGGCGCCATGGTGTATGGCAGTCGCATTCTGGGGGACGACATCGTTGCGGTGACCAGTTTCACGCCTGATGAGTTCGACCGGGAACGGTACCTGATTTGTTCGACGTCTGAGCAGGCGCTGCGCCAGCAGGTGGCAAAGATTGTGGATACGATCGTCGCCATCGAAAATTATTACCACCTCGTCATGTTGCCGATGAAGGCCTTCTCCCGGGCCGTCGATCAAATTCATGACTATGAACAGCGGCACCTCTACCAACGGGCCGTCTTGATCGAGCAGCTCGGTGGGACCACTCCGCCGACCATGCAGAAATGGCTGACGGTCCTCACGCAAGACCTGTTGCAGGTGAGTCGGCTGGCGGAGTCGATGCGATACCGGCTCTCGGCTTCGGTCCCATACGACCGTATCGTGCAAAGCAATCTGGCGGCCTTGCAGGAGCGGCCCTATCCCCCGCTTCGTCAAATCTCCGAGTATGTGAGTTGGAAAATTACCGGCGTGACCGATGGCTATCAACAGTTGCTCCGTCGCATCGATGCCATGGAGAAGGATTTTGAGGCCACGGTCGCGGTGCTGCGCACCCACATCGAGCTGCGGTTGCAGGAGCAGAATATCGAGTTGCAGGATCAGAACATGAAGTTGCTGGCCAGCGTGGATTCCACGACGCGCGCGCAGGCGATTCTGCAGCGCACGGTCGAGAGTCTCTCGGTGATCGTCATCACCTACTATCTGACGGGCTTGGGCGGCTATGTGCTGAAGGCCTGTTACGAGATGGGGTGGATCAAGAATGCCAATGTGGCCACGGCGATCTTCGTGCCGATCGCGTTTGCGATTTCCTTTACCCTCATGACGGTGGGGAGGAAAATCATCGTCAAGCGGATGGCGAATCCCGCCTCGGACCCCGGGGGGCACTGA
- a CDS encoding OmpA family protein, with amino-acid sequence MKYRGASQLMLGGMAVVLLTAPGCSNMKWFQSGSDEATSSGSSLSASSGASGGDSGGYGSGEAGRDGEYPSLGRQDGMAEAEGGKLRGFSPLVNGQIAGEERLSRSPIGSMLTSNERDEKWAAEIRREEAAAMEAGLKDVFYGYDRYNVSDNDGVASLTVNAAWLKENPKALLKISGHCDERGTHDYNLVLGEKRAKAAKSFMVDMGVSPKQVAIVSYGKDRPFCADHDEACHQQNRRGHMLLRK; translated from the coding sequence ATGAAGTACCGTGGCGCGTCGCAGCTGATGTTGGGCGGAATGGCAGTAGTTCTGTTAACGGCACCGGGCTGCAGCAATATGAAGTGGTTTCAGTCCGGCTCGGATGAAGCCACCAGTTCGGGTTCCTCCTTGTCGGCCTCGTCTGGCGCGTCCGGCGGCGATTCGGGTGGCTACGGGAGCGGGGAAGCGGGGCGTGACGGAGAGTATCCCTCGCTTGGCCGGCAGGACGGCATGGCGGAGGCGGAAGGCGGAAAATTGCGCGGCTTTTCCCCGTTGGTGAACGGCCAGATTGCCGGCGAGGAACGCCTCAGCCGGAGCCCGATCGGTAGTATGTTGACGTCGAATGAACGGGACGAGAAGTGGGCGGCAGAAATTCGACGTGAGGAAGCGGCTGCCATGGAAGCCGGCCTCAAGGACGTGTTTTACGGGTATGACCGCTATAACGTGTCGGACAACGACGGCGTGGCGTCGTTGACGGTCAACGCGGCGTGGCTCAAGGAGAATCCCAAGGCGCTCCTCAAGATTTCCGGACATTGTGATGAACGCGGAACGCATGATTACAATCTTGTGCTCGGAGAAAAACGTGCGAAGGCCGCCAAGAGCTTCATGGTCGATATGGGGGTGAGCCCTAAGCAGGTGGCGATCGTCTCCTATGGAAAGGATCGTCCCTTCTGTGCCGACCATGATGAGGCCTGCCATCAGCAGAATCGGCGCGGACACATGTTGCTGCGCAAATAG
- a CDS encoding sigma-54 interaction domain-containing protein: MDLKFITDRRCEEAIVLECIGDGVVTIDLDMRIRYMNRAMRELLGYEQDKLLGQPLSCHFLVQGSICSTQDCILERAIRNREKVRNYETVIQNKEGRKIPVSLNTDLLWDETGNLIGIVETYRDLSQINELKAKLERQAHPAARGPLIGRSKALQRILDVLPQVANSKATVLIQGESGTGKELVAREIHRLSPRRDQPFVAVNCAALAEGLLESELFGHVKGAFTGAIADRPGRFEIAHKGTLFLDEIAEISPMAQAKLLRVLQEEAFERVGGNKTVKVDVRVVAATNKDLTAQTQERRFRDDLYYRLQVFPIRVPPLRDRREDILPLIEHCMARLNRVMGKSVRDVDGPTLQVLEAHHYPGNVRELENIMEHAFIRCPDHSLRLDHLPEYLTAEKRGCTSAGEAGVALADLEREAISRTLEQTDWDYRSACRQLGISRSTLLRRIKLYKMSRAGQSK; this comes from the coding sequence ATGGACTTGAAGTTCATCACCGACCGACGGTGCGAGGAAGCGATCGTCCTCGAATGCATCGGGGACGGCGTGGTCACGATCGATCTAGACATGCGCATCCGTTACATGAACCGGGCAATGCGGGAGCTGCTCGGCTACGAGCAGGATAAGTTGCTCGGACAACCGCTGAGCTGCCACTTCCTCGTGCAGGGCAGCATCTGCTCCACGCAGGATTGCATTCTGGAGCGGGCGATCCGCAACCGCGAGAAAGTCCGGAATTATGAAACCGTCATTCAGAACAAGGAAGGCCGGAAGATCCCGGTGAGTCTCAACACGGACCTGCTGTGGGACGAAACCGGCAACTTGATCGGCATCGTCGAAACCTACCGCGACTTAAGCCAGATCAACGAGCTGAAAGCCAAGCTGGAACGGCAGGCCCATCCGGCGGCCCGCGGCCCACTGATCGGGCGCAGTAAAGCGCTGCAGCGAATTCTCGACGTGCTGCCACAGGTGGCCAACTCGAAAGCCACGGTCCTCATTCAGGGCGAGAGCGGAACGGGAAAAGAATTGGTTGCCAGAGAGATTCACCGGCTGAGCCCGAGGCGGGACCAGCCATTCGTCGCCGTCAACTGCGCCGCCCTGGCCGAGGGGCTGCTCGAAAGCGAATTGTTCGGTCACGTCAAGGGAGCCTTCACCGGGGCGATCGCCGACCGTCCGGGGAGATTCGAGATCGCGCACAAGGGCACCTTGTTCCTTGATGAAATTGCGGAGATCAGCCCCATGGCGCAAGCCAAGCTGCTCAGAGTGCTTCAGGAGGAAGCATTCGAGCGGGTCGGAGGGAACAAAACCGTCAAGGTCGATGTGCGGGTCGTCGCCGCCACCAACAAGGATCTGACGGCCCAAACGCAGGAAAGGCGGTTTCGGGACGACCTCTATTACCGACTTCAAGTATTCCCGATTCGGGTGCCGCCTCTTCGAGATCGGAGAGAAGATATCCTACCCCTCATCGAACATTGCATGGCTCGGCTGAACCGAGTAATGGGAAAAAGCGTGCGGGATGTCGATGGACCGACGCTCCAGGTGCTGGAGGCTCACCACTATCCCGGAAACGTGCGGGAGCTGGAAAATATCATGGAGCATGCGTTCATTCGCTGCCCGGATCATAGCCTCCGCCTTGATCACTTGCCTGAGTACCTGACCGCGGAGAAGAGGGGCTGCACCTCTGCAGGGGAGGCAGGAGTCGCTCTTGCTGATTTGGAGCGGGAAGCCATCTCCCGGACGCTTGAACAGACCGATTGGGACTATCGGTCGGCTTGCCGCCAGCTGGGCATCAGTCGATCGACGCTTCTTCGCCGCATCAAACTTTATAAGATGAGCCGTGCGGGACAATCAAAATGA
- the iscU gene encoding Fe-S cluster assembly scaffold IscU gives MAYSEKVVDHFTRPRNMGSMPKEAPDVGTGIVGAPECGDVMKLQIKVQHDTIVDAKFKTFGCGSAIASSSLATEWLKGKTIEQAAAIKNTDIVHELNLPPVKIHCSVLAEDAIKAALSDFRRKSDVARNPVSGLSRDSGSSPDRSVEEAG, from the coding sequence ATGGCCTACAGCGAGAAAGTTGTCGATCACTTCACCCGCCCGCGGAACATGGGCAGCATGCCGAAAGAGGCGCCGGACGTCGGCACCGGGATCGTGGGCGCTCCTGAATGCGGCGATGTGATGAAGCTCCAGATCAAGGTGCAGCACGACACGATCGTCGATGCGAAGTTCAAGACGTTCGGCTGCGGGTCGGCGATCGCGAGTTCCAGCCTGGCCACCGAATGGCTGAAGGGCAAAACCATCGAGCAAGCAGCTGCGATCAAGAATACGGACATCGTCCACGAGCTCAATCTGCCGCCGGTCAAGATCCACTGCTCCGTCCTCGCCGAAGATGCGATCAAGGCGGCGTTGTCCGACTTTCGGCGCAAAAGCGACGTTGCGCGGAACCCGGTGTCGGGACTGAGCCGCGACAGCGGATCAAGTCCTGACAGATCTGTGGAGGAAGCGGGATGA